The genomic segment TCTATTCCTGATTTTGAAAGTATCTTCTCGGGAATGCATCATTTTCCATCTTTTATTGACCGAGTGCCCTCTTCTGTGCGTGTGGCAGGAATTCCCACGGACGAGGAGCAAGCCACGGGCCTGGAGAAGATCATCATGAAGGCCATGAAGGAGGGCACCGTAAGAACGCCATCGGCGGACACTGGTCTCATTTGCCGTCGTTTCCCCGGTAACCGCGTGCCGTTGTTGTCTTCCAGGACCCGTACAGCATGTTGAAGCCCAAAGACTATGCCGGCTCCAAAGAGGACCCTCACCTGGTGCCCTCCATCTCCAACAAGAGGATGGTGGGATGCGTGTGTAAGTCCCACTCGTTGCAAATTCGCCGATTTGGCAGGCCAGACGACGTTAAGTCCGTTTCTCGTGGCAGGTGAGGAAGACAACACGGCCATTGTGTGGTTCTGGCTCCACGAAGGCGAACCCCACCGTTGTCCTGAGTGCGGGGCTCACTACAAGTTGGTCCCGCATGAGCTCCCCCACTAGGGCGCGCCATCTTCAGGCCGGTAATCCGCTAGGACGCCCGCCACTAGCCGTTTAGCACTTCTTCGCACTCACGCATTCTCCTCTCGTCTCATCCGAAGATTGGACGGAACTTTCCGCTCGCTCGCCAGCGTCATTCCCGCAAGCAGGTTTTCCAGGCGGCGACGTATCACACTTTAGGAGTCAAGTAACACGCATCATTAAACTATATCttcaataaaatccaaaatGGGAAACTTTCGAGTCAGCTCGTGTTATTCTCATCATCGAAGGACACATTTTTTGATTAATGGCCACTCAGATTCAAGCGAACTGAATAGCATGACTATTTCTCAttccaattttttatttattgtttaatattcctctaaatcacgtgtcaaagtggtggcccgggggccaaatctggcccgccgcatcactttgtgtggcccgggaaagtaaatcatgagtgccgactttctgttttaggatcaaattaaaatgaagagtatagatgtatattatatttcctgattttccctcttataaatcaataa from the Stigmatopora argus isolate UIUO_Sarg chromosome 16, RoL_Sarg_1.0, whole genome shotgun sequence genome contains:
- the cox5ba gene encoding cytochrome c oxidase subunit 5B, mitochondrial — encoded protein: MSAARLLARSAVRASSLPSRVPSRLHAGPLRVAAPRVIQLSRGMAAGGIPTDEEQATGLEKIIMKAMKEGTDPYSMLKPKDYAGSKEDPHLVPSISNKRMVGCVCEEDNTAIVWFWLHEGEPHRCPECGAHYKLVPHELPH